In Pseudovibrio brasiliensis, the following are encoded in one genomic region:
- a CDS encoding L-lactate dehydrogenase: MKIGVVGVGAVGSTAAYAMAINGVGNEIVLVDYNPKLAIAQAEDILHATPFARPMSIIGGDYSDLKDAAVVVIAAGVNQQPGETRIELLARNAGVFASVIPEVLKYAPNAILIIATNPVDIMTQVATEISGLPRNRVIGSGTILDTARFRTLLGKHLGITPTSVHADVLGEHGDSEVLVWSGAKAGNTPLFTFAEQINKPITQEVRERIDHGVRYAAYSIIEGKGATNYGIGSGLSRIVKAILTNEHAVISLSIVNEEIVGVRDTALSVPRVLGADGIEATLFPSLDEVERNQLQASAVALETAAKEVLSKHLK, encoded by the coding sequence ATGAAAATCGGTGTAGTTGGTGTTGGCGCAGTTGGAAGTACTGCTGCTTATGCCATGGCCATAAACGGTGTGGGCAACGAAATCGTTCTCGTCGATTACAACCCAAAACTCGCCATTGCTCAGGCAGAAGACATTCTTCACGCGACCCCGTTTGCACGCCCAATGAGCATTATCGGCGGTGATTACAGCGACCTGAAAGATGCAGCAGTTGTTGTGATTGCTGCTGGTGTTAATCAACAGCCGGGCGAGACGCGAATTGAGTTGCTGGCACGGAATGCAGGCGTGTTTGCAAGCGTTATTCCGGAAGTGCTGAAGTACGCGCCAAACGCGATCCTGATTATTGCGACCAACCCAGTCGATATCATGACCCAGGTTGCGACCGAGATCTCTGGTCTGCCACGCAATCGCGTGATTGGGTCTGGCACAATTCTGGACACAGCGCGCTTCCGTACGTTGTTGGGTAAGCATCTGGGCATTACGCCGACATCCGTGCACGCAGACGTTCTTGGTGAACATGGCGACAGCGAGGTGCTGGTGTGGTCTGGCGCGAAAGCTGGCAACACCCCACTGTTTACGTTCGCAGAGCAGATCAACAAGCCAATCACGCAGGAAGTGCGTGAGCGCATTGACCATGGCGTTCGTTACGCGGCTTACTCTATCATCGAAGGCAAAGGTGCGACCAACTACGGTATTGGCTCCGGCCTCTCCCGCATTGTTAAAGCCATCCTGACCAACGAACACGCTGTGATCAGTCTTTCCATCGTCAATGAAGAGATTGTTGGCGTGAGAGATACGGCTCTTTCCGTGCCACGCGTGCTGGGTGCTGATGGCATTGAAGCGACACTCTTCCCAAGCCTGGACGAAGTCGAGCGCAATCAGTTGCAAGCCTCCGCAGTTGCGCTGGAAACGGCAGCAAAAGAAGTGCTTTCCAAGCACCTGAAATAA
- the mutM gene encoding bifunctional DNA-formamidopyrimidine glycosylase/DNA-(apurinic or apyrimidinic site) lyase — protein sequence MPELPEVETVRRGLAPFFDNATICRVEQRRPDLRFPFGDDFIERLENRQVVSFSRRAKYLLLDLDSGDVLVMHLGMSGSFRWIETEDAEPTQTVEMYHAKGKHPQHDHVIFHVRPADRETIVKIIYNDPRRFGFMVLIPRSELATHPMFVDMGIEPLGNELDGAYLAKLFENRKTSLKAALLNQKFIAGLGNIYVCEALWRTGLSPFNSASTLAGKSGKPLKKADELSNHIREVLQEAIESGGSSLKDHRQADGSLGYFQHNFSVYDREGEACQTPKCSGVIERKVQNGRSTFFCPKCQK from the coding sequence ATGCCTGAATTACCGGAGGTTGAAACAGTCCGCCGCGGACTAGCTCCTTTTTTTGACAATGCAACAATTTGCAGAGTTGAACAACGCCGACCTGATCTTCGCTTCCCATTCGGCGATGATTTCATCGAGCGACTGGAAAATCGGCAGGTCGTTTCCTTCAGTCGCCGTGCCAAATACCTGCTGCTTGACCTGGATAGCGGCGATGTTCTGGTGATGCATCTTGGCATGTCCGGCTCTTTCCGATGGATCGAGACTGAAGACGCAGAACCAACGCAAACCGTTGAAATGTATCATGCAAAAGGGAAGCACCCGCAGCATGATCATGTGATCTTTCATGTTCGCCCCGCTGACCGCGAGACGATTGTGAAAATCATTTACAACGATCCGCGGCGCTTTGGGTTCATGGTTCTCATTCCACGCAGTGAGTTGGCGACGCATCCTATGTTTGTCGACATGGGAATTGAGCCGCTCGGCAATGAGCTGGACGGAGCTTATCTCGCCAAGCTGTTTGAGAACCGGAAAACGTCACTTAAGGCTGCTTTGCTCAATCAGAAGTTCATCGCAGGGTTGGGTAACATTTATGTGTGTGAAGCACTCTGGAGAACGGGGTTAAGTCCATTCAACAGCGCATCCACACTTGCAGGTAAGTCCGGCAAGCCGCTCAAGAAGGCAGATGAGCTTTCCAATCACATTCGGGAAGTGCTGCAGGAGGCGATTGAGTCCGGAGGTTCTTCCCTGAAGGATCACCGGCAGGCGGATGGGTCTCTCGGATACTTCCAGCACAACTTTTCAGTCTACGATCGTGAAGGAGAAGCCTGCCAAACGCCGAAGTGTTCTGGCGTTATTGAACGCAAGGTTCAGAACGGGCGCTCAACCTTCTTCTGCCCTAAGTGCCAGAAATAA
- the ubiE gene encoding bifunctional demethylmenaquinone methyltransferase/2-methoxy-6-polyprenyl-1,4-benzoquinol methylase UbiE — protein MAREFSTPEQASVTDPTEMATSFGFRTVREGEKQDLVDDVFHKVASRYDLMNDLMSGGMHRLWKDAMVSSMNPPKSGAREWRHLDVAGGTGDIATRVVERSNRTIKSTVCDINGSMLGVGKDRASAAGLSENIEFIQGNAEELPFPDKHFDAYTIAFGIRNVPQIDKALKEAHRVLKRGGRFMCLEFSQVDVPALDKVYDLFSFHAIPKIGQAVTGDGDPYSYLVESIRKFPNQERFAQMIRDAGFERVTYRNYTGGIAALHSGWKI, from the coding sequence ATGGCGCGTGAGTTCTCAACCCCTGAGCAGGCATCCGTAACAGACCCGACTGAAATGGCAACTAGCTTCGGGTTTCGCACAGTTCGCGAAGGTGAAAAGCAGGATTTGGTGGATGATGTTTTCCACAAAGTGGCATCTCGCTATGACCTGATGAACGACCTGATGTCTGGCGGAATGCATCGTCTCTGGAAAGATGCGATGGTTTCCAGCATGAACCCACCAAAGAGTGGCGCCCGTGAATGGCGACATCTGGATGTGGCTGGCGGTACTGGAGACATTGCAACCCGCGTTGTTGAGCGTTCTAATCGGACTATCAAATCCACCGTCTGCGATATCAATGGCTCCATGCTGGGCGTCGGCAAAGATCGGGCAAGCGCTGCGGGCCTTTCTGAAAACATCGAGTTCATTCAGGGCAACGCGGAAGAGCTGCCGTTTCCGGACAAACACTTCGATGCCTACACCATCGCATTCGGCATTCGTAACGTCCCTCAAATCGACAAAGCACTGAAAGAAGCTCACCGCGTACTTAAGCGCGGCGGTCGCTTCATGTGCCTTGAGTTCTCTCAAGTAGATGTGCCTGCGCTGGATAAGGTCTATGACCTGTTTTCCTTCCACGCCATTCCGAAAATCGGGCAGGCAGTGACGGGTGATGGTGATCCATACAGCTATCTCGTAGAATCTATTCGCAAGTTTCCAAATCAGGAACGTTTTGCGCAGATGATACGTGACGCAGGCTTTGAGCGTGTCACCTATCGAAACTACACCGGCGGTATCGCTGCACTTCACTCCGGCTGGAAAATCTAA